A part of Diachasmimorpha longicaudata isolate KC_UGA_2023 unplaced genomic scaffold, iyDiaLong2 ctg00000082.1, whole genome shotgun sequence genomic DNA contains:
- the LOC135171686 gene encoding uncharacterized protein F54H12.2-like, with translation MIKVRARILKPDGSAVLEDSVGPVNNFLHSMFNQVDVYFNQKVVTPPNNLYAYRAYIETLLNYGTDAKSSHLGTSLWATDSYGAMDSTAVAAGDARNNNGLVSRQAFTQGGKAYDLLGHLHCDVFNQDKFLMNGVELRVRLIRAKDDFCLMDDSALNYKLRIVEASLIVRRVKLSPGILIAHAKTLAKTTAKYPLTRVEVKSFVLHNGIMGETIDNAILGQLPKRIILGFVENASFNSSRKKNPFNFQNLGINFLCLNVDGRQVPTKPLQPCFTSGVCLDVEALNTLFAEIDSTRQVIVDYSA, from the exons atgatcaaagttcgcgccagaatcctaaaacccgatggctctgctgtaCTCGAGGACTCTGTTGgtcctgtgaataattttttacattcaatgtttaaccaagtggatgtatatttcaaccaaaaagttgttacgcctccaaataatCTGTACGCctatagagcatacattgaaacattactgaactATGGAACAGATGCAAAATCCTCACATCTTGGCACGTCactttgggctacggatagctatggtgcaatggattctactGCTGTAGCGGCGGGTGATGCGAGAAACAACAATGGGCTAGTCTCACGTCAGGCCTTTACTCAAGGTGGAAAAGCATatgatctactgggacatttacattgtgacgtgttcaatcaagataagtttttgatgaatggcgtagagctacgcgttcgtcttatccgtgcaaaggacgacttttgccttatggacgATAGTGCCCTGAATTATAAGCTGCGTATAGTAGAAGCCTCCTTGATTGTTCGTCGTGtcaaactcagccctggaattttgatagctcatgctaaaacgcttgcaaagacaactgcgaaatatcctttgacacgggttgaggtcaaatcttttgttctccataatgggattatgggagagacaatagacaatgcgaTTTTGGGGCAGCtgcctaaaagaatcatactgggatttgttgaaaatgccAGTTTCAACAGCTCGAGGAAGAagaatcccttcaactttcaaaatttggggataaactttttatgtctgaatgtcgatggacgtcaagtacctacaaaacctctgcagccatGTTTCACCTCTGGCGTCTGCCTAGATGTGGAAGCATTGAACACactatttgctg aaattgattccacaagacaggttattgtcgactacagtgCATGA